The following DNA comes from Salvia splendens isolate huo1 chromosome 17, SspV2, whole genome shotgun sequence.
ATACAATCTCTGTAAATATCATAGAAAACATGAAGTGCTAGAAGATATAAAAGTTCAACACAGGCATATCTGATTGCTCCAGAGCTCAATGAATAAacgagtagtatttttttaagcaATAAGCTGCACCATCTCCTGATAACCCTTTCAGTTAGGAGTGTTCCGAATAAGACTTCACCTCAAGCCTTTCACACAACTATATTACGAGCTTTTCAGTTCAGGTTTTACTAATCCAAGATCTGGGTATATTTTGAAAAATCTTAAAATTGCAACAAGAACCTATTTGTTATGGAGTACTTTTCTAAAGctaaaaatttccaaaaaaatgGACACAAAGTAACAGCAATATTCAAATCCCAAATTTAGTGGAACTTTTATGGACATAAAATTAGACTGCTACAAGATCTGAGAGCTTCACACCCACTGCTACAAGCAGTAAGACGATTGACTTCCCATCATAGATTTGGACACATATATAAAGAAAGGGGGTGGGGGAATGATAGTTGGGCTGGCAGGCCAAAAGTCTGTTTGTGCACGCAGTGCACTTGGATTGTAGCTGGATTTGGCTTTGTAATGTATTGCCCCAGGGGGAGGACGGGGGAGAGATGGGGGAGGGGGAGGTCCAAGAGGGGCAAGATACTTAAAAGAAATGAACTCTCAATCAGTTATATATCATTCATTAAAAGGGCTTATAAATCCTCAAATGGGCTTATGCCTCTAAAACAATTTTACCAACTTCATAACTGAACCAACAAACAGTCAATAGTTCCAGTGGTACCACTCACCACTCACCTCAACCAAAAACCATTTACCTGAAACCAGTTAACGGACTGACTTTGGCTTGGGCAGGTCAGTGGCTGGAGCCAAATATGAACAACTTTACTAAGAAAATGGAAAGTAGAAACTACTCCCACGTATGCTAGCAGAATTAGAAATACACTCAACCAGAATGATTCCAGAAACAACTTTATCATTGATGATTGTGTggaagtaaaataaaaaatacaaaagataTTTGGACAAAATGGCACTTTCATAAATGCCATACCAACAACTCCTAACAGGAAGATCCTGTATAAGTAAAATTATCATCTCTTCTCTGACTAGTCGTGAGAATAAACCCAATCAAACATACTATCTGGGCTTTATTCATTCATTTCTACCATGTCCAGCGACAAATTGAAGcttaaataatactacaaaatgTGACACGCCACTCATTTTCTTTAGAAACTTTCCACATTGAATAAAATCATAGTAGTATGTACTAGCAGAAGCCTGACGTATTTACAAGAGCATTGTAAATTTTGACTATGAAGCCTAATTTAAAGCTGAAAGAGACAAACAAACAATGAAAAGATTGCACCAATCGACTCAAATCTCACTGAAGTATTTACAATACCTTACCTTCACCAAATGACTAAATTAACAATCACCAAACCCACCACAGCACCAACTCCAAGTCCACAAAATAGAGAAACTAAAGGGGGAAAggaaatgaaattttgaaaagcTCAACAGACCGACAAATTTTCAATACCTTACCTTCACCAAATGACTAATATAACAACCACAACAAGCTCCAAAGTCCAAACaccgaaaaaaataaaacaaatgaagATTCAGCACGAAAGGTATACCTGCATGAAATTGTAGCGCTCTCTCCCAATGGATTCGTTTTCAGCGACGGCAAAGTAGGCCAGCATCGGATAATGCCCAACGTACGAGGCGTAGCTATCTCGATGGATATTCACCGCCCATTCACTACAAGAGAAGCAATTTTcccaaaattcacaaattaaagaaGATTATCCGCAGGTTTGGGTTAGGGGACTTACAATCGAGTCAAGTCGGCGTGCCCTGTACCGACATATTTAGCTTGCAAATGTTCGAGCTGTGAGTTGATATTGAACCTGTCACTCGCCTGCACCGATCACAGCCACAAAGATTAGCTTCCACCAAATTTCAATagggagagaaaaaaaaatctaggGTTTCAGTGACGATTTAAATTGATTTACCTGCATATTGGAGTTGAAGAAAAATAAGCCATCTGGTTTTGACTGCTACTTATATAGCCTTGTAAACAGCGACTATTCTAAAACGCTGTTAGAGAAATATTtatatttcctcattttcttGCGTCTTTATTTTTCTATGCTAGAGAAAATTGGTAATggttattttttgtataaagtATGAACTGATCGTGCAAATTTTACTAATTTAGAGAGTTCTTTTTGGGATTTCAAGACAATGTACTAAATTCGATATTTACATATACATACGATACGATGTGGATATTAGAAATGATATTCATAGTACGTAACTGTATATGATATCTATTTTTGTACATTGCAAATGATATTACAATGGAGTTTGAGAATGTCCATTGATAGTTTTTGTATGACAAAATTTAGTTCAATTCCAACTTCCAGCTTACAACTTTCAACAACCATTCAACGCATTGAATCTAACTAATAATCAACCAATTCATTCACGAATTACATTAGACCGGTGatataattaactaattataattaaaaataagattagttatataattaactaattatatAATACTTACTATATTAATGAAGTTGAGCCGTATTTTATAAATTGTTCGAAGAATTACATTTGGAATAGTTTGTTATAATTATAAGAGTAAAGGTCAAGTTTGGTCATAAACATATGAccgaaatacgaatttggtccaaaacattcattttttgaaaaacaggtccataacaaatgaaatttgtGTCGATTGGGTCCATTTTTGACAGTTCCGTCAACTTTTGAAGGTCAACCGTCgattagcgaatttttgactcAATTAGGCAATTTTTGAAGGTCAAATCATGGggttgagattaaaaagaacaatagaacaacagatacaaaaatgaaatgaatacatccctatatatatatatataacctaTCATTCTTtggacgaaatatatcattttataaaatagaatatcattttatggattaaaaatatcattttatgcatgctgaaaaaatatcattttatagtgtataaatatcatttttagtaaaaatgatatttttgacccataaaatgataggttattaggtatcaccataaatatggttatcattttaacgcacccctatatatatataaatttgaaaatgcaaaattcaaaattcaaaattgaaaattaaaatgtaaaactaaaaatgcaaaattaaaacaagaaccctaattttatctttgaattttcatttcttgctttctttcttctctttcttccCCAAGAACCCTAATTTGATCTTTCTACAACACCACCATACACCGTCCGACCCATCGGATATGGCAGAGTCGAGGTTAGTAGCATATGATGTCAAAAAACAAGTTTCTGTGTCACTGGCACAATTAAAACCATCATCAAACTCAAgtatccaccataaaaaaaaccAGTAAACACCATCAACATAATAAACGACAAATTAATCCTTGATATTCATAATCATGATCAAATACGTCCTGAACATTTTACAATTGGAATCAAGGGTCAGAAGAACTAGGGTTCGTCGTCGTCCTCCCTGCGCCGTCTTCTTCCTCAGGGACTTCGCCGTCGGGCTCGACTTTTGGAATTGGAGAAAGCTTAACTTCTGCGTCGGTACTAAGGTTTGCCGACAGATCTTGTTCTATTTGCTTCAGAGGAGGAGAATGGTGTTCGTCAGAATTGGACTCCGACCTCCCTTCAGTTTCACTTTGATTTTCAGGCAGGTGGTGGTTggacttcctcttcctcgaaTACACCGCTTTGACGTTCACAAGTCCGTCGGTGGAGCGGAACTCATGGTACTTCCAACTCATGGCCGGCGGTGTCGACGGCGTTCTCAGTCTGAATCAGACTTAGGGGTTTGTGTGGATTGTgtggagagaaagaagagagag
Coding sequences within:
- the LOC121774442 gene encoding uncharacterized protein At4g14342; translated protein: MQASDRFNINSQLEHLQAKYVGTGHADLTRFEWAVNIHRDSYASYVGHYPMLAYFAVAENESIGRERYNFMQKMLLPCGLPPEREDD